From Apium graveolens cultivar Ventura chromosome 9, ASM990537v1, whole genome shotgun sequence, the proteins below share one genomic window:
- the LOC141684210 gene encoding putative inactive DNA (cytosine-5)-methyltransferase DRM3, translating into MSNVKVEDDEDLILGDMYPWKTGDNVASSSSSRVRSSFIEMGFPPSLVDKAIEENGEDNEGMLLETLCKYSVKIDTRPESSNSHGGLLNVNNKLAGVVLPEKKVPHTSSAESSDSLDSLFGEKNDASSHVNISMHNHPKEEPDILSGVKDEKKAALLMMNFSEDEVDYAINKLGEDALISDIIDFISAAQIAESSEKNAEIANSRDDEKNVDASTETLFGTLNNTLRLLEMGFSEKDISAAIDMCGSKATVAELADSIVTGQIGKYALNSSLKKYVDTSKSFSGLNGQGSIRYDDLTVKTEDNSPVTVTVSKVREYGIMENFTGKRPNEGYIDESTSSKRPKEEYDEELSSVVPPWLETRRGISSTSSRLAPKPRKARLTNESPMLPKPISCKSLDRMAAGPPYFFYGNVLNLSQDSWIKISQFLYAVEPEFVNTQFFSALSRKEGYVHNLPNENRFRINFKSPMTIEDVIPSTRKWCPAWDTRKQISCINTDLTGISQQCNRLEKLLNDYGGLLSVDQQTDLLHRCKNFNLVWSGHNKLKPLDPEQIERILGYPVGHTQAAGFSLQDRLQVLKHCFQIDTLAYHLSVLKSLFPEGLTLLSIYSGVGGAEIALDRLGIRLKGVVAVETCEIKRKILKQWWSNSGQSGELVQIEGIQKLSSSKLELLKQRLGVFDLVICQTPSTYNPKYPTVEDIDSISGLDFSLFYEFVRILQRVKSMANSR; encoded by the exons ATGTCAAATGTTAAGGTTGAGGATGATGAGGATTTGATATTGGGTGACATGTACCCATGGAAAACTGGG GATAATGTTGCTAGCTCATCAAGCAGCCGTGTAAGATCATCTTTCATAGAAATGGGGTTCCCACCATCTCTTGTTGACAAAGCAATTGAGGAAAATG GTGAAGACAATGAAGGAATGTTGCTGGAGACCCTATGCAAGTACTCG GTTAAAATAGATACAAGGCCTGAATCTTCGAATTCCCATGGTGGCCTACTTAACGTCAATAATAAACTAGCTGGAGTTGTGCTACCAGAAAAGAAG GTTCCTCATACTTCTTCTGCTGAATCATCTGATTCTCTGGATAGCTTGTTTGGAGAGAAAAATGATGCAAGCAGTCATGTCAATATCTCAATGCATAATCATCCTAAAGAG GAACCTGACATATTGAGTGGAGTTAAGGATGAGAAAAAGGCAGCTTTACTGATGATGAATTTCTCTGAGGATGAAGTTGATTATGCTATAAACAAACTTG GAGAAGATGCTCTCATAAGTGACATAATAGATTTTATCTCTGCTGCCCAAATTGCTGAAAGCTCTGAAAAGAATGCTGAGATTGCTAATAGCCGTGACGATGAAAAGAATGTG GATGCCAGCACTGAAACTTTGTTTGGGACTTTAAACAATACGCTTCGGTTGCTTGAAATGGGTTTTTCGGAGAAAGATATTTCTGCTGCTATCGACATGTGTG GTTCAAAAGCTACTGTTGCTGAACTTGCAGACTCGATTGTTACTGGTCAAATCGGCAAG TATGCCCTAAATTCAAGTTTGAAAAAGTATGTTGACACAAGTAAATCATTTTCTGGGTTGAATGGACAAGGCTCCATTCGTTATGATGACTTGACAGTAAAAACCGAGGATAATTCTCCAGTGACTGTTACTGTTTCGAAGGTCAGGGAATATGGGATAATGGAAAACTTTACGGGGAAAAGACCGAACGAAGGATATATTGATGAGTCTACGAGTTCGAAAAGGCCAAAAGAAGAGTATGACGAGGAATTAAGTTCTGTTGTGCCACCATGGCTTGAAACAAGAAGAGGAATTTCCTCAACTAGCTCACGGTTGGCCCCGAAACCGCGTAAAGCACGGTTAACTAATGAGTCTCCTATGTTGCCAAAGCCTATTTCATGCAAAAGTCTTGATCGGATGGCTGCTGGACCACCATACTTCTTCTATGGTAATGTTCTCAATCTTTCTCAGGATTCTTGGATCAAAATTTCTCAGTTCTTGTATGCTGTTGAGCCTGAATTTGTGAACACACAATTCTTTTCGGCCTTGAGTAGGAAGGAAGGGTATGTACACAATCTTCCGAATGAAAATAGGTTTCGCATCAATTTTAAATCTCCAATGACAATTGAAGATGTGATACCAAGTACAAGAAAATGGTGTCCGGCATGGGATACTAGAAAGCAAATTAGCTGCATAAATACTGATCTTACAGGGATCTCTCAGCAGTGCAATCGGCTTGAAAAGTTATTGAATGATTATGGGGGATTGCTTTCTGTAGACCAACAAACGGATCTGCTTCATCGTTGTAAAAATTTCAATCTTGTATGGTCTGGACATAACAAACTGAAGCCTTTAGATCCTGAACAAATTGAGCGCATTCTAGGCTACCCGGTGGGACACACTCAAGCTGCTGGTTTTAGCTTGCAGGATCGACTTCAGGTCCTGAAACACTGTTTCCAGATTGATACATTGGCATATCATCTGTCGGTTTTAAAATCCTTGTTTCCTGAAGGATTAACATTGTTGTCAATATATAGTGGAGTTGGAGGAGCTGAAATAGCTTTGGACCGGCTTGGCATTCGCTTAAAAGGTGTTGTTGCTGTGGAGACATGTGAAATAAAACGCAAGATTCTAAAGCAGTGGTGGAGCAATTCTGGGCAAAGCGGAGAGTTGGTGCAAATTGAAGGCATTCAGAAATTATCAAGTTCTAAGCTGGAACTTCTTAAGCAAAGGCTTGGAGTTTTTGATTTGGTCATTTGTCAAACTCCGAGCACTTATAATCCAAAATATCctactgttgaagatattgacaGTATTTCTGGTCTAGACTTCTCCCTCTTTTATGAATTTGTGCGAATTTTGCAACGTGTGAAGTCCATGGCTAACAGTAGGTGA